Proteins from one Gilliamella sp. ESL0443 genomic window:
- the polA gene encoding DNA polymerase I has translation MPNNTPIILIDGSSYLYRAFFACPPLTNSKGEPTGAIFGVVNMIRSLINQYDPTHIAVVFDASGGSFRNELYSEYKATREEMPENLRPQIEPIHTILKAMGLPLLCVDGVEADDVIGTLARQAEKENLEVLISTGDKDMAQLVSDKITLINTMNNTILDPEGVMKKFGVPPEKMIDYLALRGDTSDNIPGVPGIGEKTALNLLTHFESLNDIYSHLDEIQKLPIRGAKSLKSKLADHKKEADLCYLLATIKTDVPLDFTTEQLLIGDIDATKLVELFAYYDFHRWQKELITGNFLNQQSQIHVEIEGGLSSIDQEELETEVHEKDYQCILTDTQLDEWIAKLNSCEAFAFDTETDNIDHFHARLVGISLSVTPHQAAYIPLAHQYLGVPEQLPLNHVLAKLKPILENPQIKKIVQNAKFDYSVLANYGIQVQGIAYDTMLESYVLNSTQRHDMDSMAKRYLKYKTITYDELTKVGRKQSSIDTIDVEKTTQYAAEDADITLQLHQKLWPQLEKNEKLTKLFSDIEMPLAIILADMERTGVLVDAEQLKAYSKELSKILKDTEEELQFLAGEKFNPGSPKQIQAILFDKHQLPVLKKTPKGDPSTSEEVLNELANTYVLPRKILYYRGLAKLKNTYTDKLPLMISPIDHRIHTNYNQIGTVTGRLSSNDPNLQNIPVRTEEGRRIRQAFIAPKGYKIISADYSQIELRIMAHLSQDKSLLNAFAHDKDIHRVTASEILSKPEPEVTAEERRRAKAVNFGLIYGMSAFGLSKQINIPRKEAKFYIDRYFERYPGVQVYMDRIRQQASEQGYVETLSGRRLYLPKISSSRVNEKRGAERAAINAPMQGTAADIIKTAMIKMSEWIKTQPNDNIRMLMQVHDELVFEVKEELVSEYSKSIKSIMENCYQLSVPLKVDVGIGNNWDEAH, from the coding sequence ATGCCAAATAATACGCCAATTATTTTGATTGATGGCTCTTCTTATCTTTATCGTGCTTTTTTTGCATGCCCTCCATTAACTAATTCCAAAGGTGAACCTACTGGGGCTATTTTTGGTGTGGTCAATATGATACGCAGTCTAATAAATCAATATGATCCAACTCATATTGCTGTCGTTTTTGATGCAAGTGGCGGATCTTTCCGTAATGAACTTTATAGCGAATATAAAGCTACTCGAGAAGAAATGCCAGAAAATTTACGACCTCAAATCGAACCAATTCATACTATTTTAAAAGCGATGGGATTACCACTGCTTTGTGTAGATGGTGTTGAGGCTGATGATGTGATAGGCACATTGGCTAGACAAGCGGAAAAAGAAAATCTTGAGGTACTAATCAGTACTGGTGACAAAGACATGGCACAATTAGTCAGTGATAAAATCACACTAATAAATACCATGAATAACACAATTCTTGACCCAGAAGGTGTTATGAAAAAATTTGGTGTTCCACCAGAAAAAATGATTGATTATTTAGCACTAAGAGGTGATACGTCTGATAATATTCCTGGTGTTCCGGGAATTGGTGAAAAAACGGCACTAAATTTATTAACGCATTTTGAAAGTTTAAATGATATTTATAGCCATTTGGATGAAATTCAAAAATTGCCTATTCGTGGTGCTAAATCATTGAAAAGTAAATTGGCTGATCATAAGAAAGAAGCTGACCTTTGTTATTTATTGGCGACAATTAAAACGGATGTTCCATTAGATTTTACGACGGAACAATTGCTTATAGGTGATATCGATGCAACTAAATTAGTTGAATTGTTTGCTTATTATGATTTCCACCGTTGGCAAAAAGAATTAATCACGGGTAACTTTTTAAATCAGCAAAGTCAAATTCATGTCGAAATTGAAGGGGGATTGTCCTCGATTGACCAAGAAGAGCTAGAGACTGAAGTACACGAAAAGGATTATCAATGTATTTTAACCGATACACAATTAGATGAATGGATTGCAAAATTAAATAGTTGCGAAGCCTTTGCATTTGATACGGAAACGGATAATATCGATCATTTCCATGCTAGACTTGTTGGGATATCGCTAAGTGTTACTCCACATCAAGCTGCTTATATTCCTCTAGCTCATCAATACCTTGGTGTTCCAGAGCAGTTACCGCTTAATCATGTATTGGCAAAATTAAAACCAATATTAGAGAATCCTCAAATCAAAAAAATCGTCCAAAATGCCAAATTTGACTACAGTGTATTGGCGAACTATGGCATTCAAGTGCAGGGTATTGCTTATGACACCATGTTAGAGTCCTATGTATTAAATAGCACTCAACGACATGACATGGATAGTATGGCAAAACGCTATTTGAAATATAAAACAATTACTTATGATGAATTAACTAAAGTTGGTAGAAAACAATCAAGTATTGATACTATTGATGTTGAAAAAACAACTCAATATGCAGCAGAAGATGCGGATATTACTCTTCAATTACATCAAAAATTATGGCCACAGCTAGAAAAAAATGAAAAACTGACTAAGTTATTTTCAGATATTGAAATGCCGCTAGCAATTATTTTAGCTGACATGGAAAGAACAGGGGTTCTTGTTGATGCTGAACAATTAAAAGCGTATTCAAAAGAACTTAGCAAAATATTAAAGGATACTGAAGAAGAGTTACAATTCCTTGCGGGTGAAAAATTTAATCCGGGTTCACCAAAACAAATTCAAGCAATTTTATTTGATAAACACCAATTACCCGTGCTCAAAAAAACGCCTAAAGGTGATCCTTCAACCAGTGAAGAAGTATTAAATGAATTAGCAAATACATATGTATTACCTCGTAAAATTTTATATTACCGAGGGTTAGCCAAATTAAAAAATACTTATACCGATAAACTACCGTTGATGATTAGCCCAATTGATCACCGAATTCATACCAATTATAACCAAATTGGTACTGTAACAGGACGATTATCATCAAACGACCCTAATTTACAAAATATTCCTGTTCGAACCGAGGAAGGTCGCCGTATTCGCCAAGCGTTTATTGCCCCAAAAGGTTATAAAATTATTTCAGCTGATTATTCGCAAATTGAGCTACGTATTATGGCGCATTTATCGCAGGATAAAAGTTTGCTAAATGCTTTTGCTCATGATAAAGACATTCATCGGGTGACAGCGAGTGAAATTCTAAGTAAACCAGAGCCAGAAGTTACCGCAGAAGAGCGAAGAAGAGCTAAAGCTGTAAATTTCGGATTAATTTATGGCATGAGTGCTTTTGGGTTATCTAAACAAATTAATATTCCTCGTAAAGAAGCAAAATTCTATATTGATCGTTATTTTGAACGTTATCCTGGTGTACAAGTATATATGGACAGAATTCGTCAACAAGCATCCGAGCAAGGCTACGTTGAAACCTTATCAGGAAGACGATTATATTTACCAAAAATTAGCTCGTCTAGAGTTAATGAAAAACGAGGTGCTGAGCGTGCTGCAATTAATGCGCCAATGCAAGGTACAGCAGCTGATATTATTAAAACAGCTATGATCAAGATGAGTGAATGGATTAAAACCCAGCCTAACGATAATATCAGAATGTTAATGCAAGTACACGATGAACTTGTATTTGAGGTTAAAGAAGAGCTTGTTAGTGAATATAGTAAATCTATTAAATCTATCATGGAAAATTGTTATCAACTCTCAGTACCATTAAAAGTGGATGTTGGTATTGGTAATAATTGGGATGAAGCTCATTAA
- the folE gene encoding GTP cyclohydrolase I FolE, whose amino-acid sequence MTELSPAAQEVKKALAAKNLETPSCRLPMDNSERKAKIEAHFREIMKLMELDLSDDSLAETPHRVAKMYVDEIFSGLNYHNFPKITLIENKMQVDEMITVRDITLTSVCEHHFVTIDGKATVSYIPKDKVIGLSKINRIVEFFSQRPQVQERLTQQILVALQTLLGTVNVAVSIDATHYCVKARGIKDSNSLTTTTALGGGFKTNPSTRQEFLRALNH is encoded by the coding sequence ATGACAGAATTAAGTCCTGCAGCACAAGAGGTCAAAAAAGCACTAGCAGCTAAAAATCTTGAAACCCCATCATGTCGTTTACCTATGGACAATAGCGAAAGGAAAGCAAAAATAGAAGCACATTTTCGAGAAATCATGAAACTTATGGAACTCGATTTAAGTGATGATAGTCTTGCTGAAACTCCGCACCGCGTTGCAAAAATGTATGTTGATGAGATCTTTTCCGGACTTAACTATCATAACTTTCCCAAAATCACCCTGATTGAAAACAAAATGCAGGTTGATGAAATGATTACCGTTCGTGATATTACTTTAACCAGTGTTTGTGAGCACCATTTTGTGACCATTGACGGTAAAGCCACCGTTTCTTATATCCCAAAAGATAAAGTGATTGGTTTATCAAAAATCAATCGGATTGTTGAATTCTTTTCCCAGCGCCCGCAAGTGCAAGAAAGATTAACCCAACAAATTTTGGTGGCACTACAGACGCTATTAGGAACAGTTAATGTTGCTGTTTCAATTGATGCTACTCACTATTGTGTTAAAGCTCGAGGTATTAAAGATTCCAATAGTTTAACTACCACGACCGCATTAGGGGGAGGTTTTAAAACTAATCCAAGCACCCGACAAGAGTTTTTACGCGCATTAAATCATTAA
- the ribF gene encoding bifunctional riboflavin kinase/FAD synthetase — MKIIRGIDNLNNQFTQCVLTLGNFDGVHLGHQQLINHLIKQSKKLNLPTVVMLFEPQPLEFFCKQNAPARLTSFKEKVELIKKLGIDYIIAVPFTQTFANMLAPDFIQDWLINKLQAKYIVIGDDFRFGRERKGDINLLQQYTHNNQFVVESMPTFVWNDLRISSTAVREALFNSDFKLAHCLLGRNYAIEGKVVHGNALARQLGFPTANIHLNRKKPALQGVYFVKVKNCCSNQHYHGIANIGIRPTIEGKKAILEVNLFDFSGDIYGQYLDVIFVHKLRDEKKFDSLTDLKQQIAQDVCTAKQISAKLTN, encoded by the coding sequence ATGAAGATCATTCGCGGTATTGATAATTTAAACAATCAATTTACTCAATGTGTACTTACATTGGGCAACTTTGATGGCGTGCATTTAGGACACCAACAATTAATTAACCATTTAATAAAACAAAGTAAAAAATTAAACTTACCAACAGTGGTTATGTTATTTGAGCCTCAACCTTTAGAGTTTTTTTGCAAACAAAATGCTCCCGCTAGGTTAACGTCTTTTAAAGAAAAAGTGGAATTAATTAAAAAATTGGGTATCGACTATATTATTGCGGTGCCATTTACCCAAACCTTTGCCAATATGTTAGCCCCAGATTTTATTCAAGATTGGTTGATAAACAAATTACAAGCTAAATATATTGTTATTGGTGATGATTTCCGATTTGGTCGTGAGCGTAAAGGTGATATTAATCTTTTACAACAATATACTCATAACAATCAATTTGTAGTTGAGAGTATGCCCACGTTTGTTTGGAATGATTTAAGGATCAGCAGTACGGCTGTTCGTGAGGCGTTATTTAATAGTGATTTTAAATTGGCTCATTGCCTTTTAGGCCGTAATTATGCCATTGAAGGGAAAGTGGTTCATGGCAATGCGTTAGCCAGACAATTAGGATTTCCGACAGCCAATATTCATTTAAATCGAAAAAAACCCGCTTTACAAGGCGTCTATTTTGTAAAAGTCAAAAACTGTTGTAGTAATCAGCATTATCATGGCATTGCCAATATCGGTATAAGACCAACCATTGAAGGCAAAAAGGCTATTTTAGAGGTTAATCTATTTGACTTTTCAGGTGATATTTATGGACAATATTTAGACGTTATATTCGTTCATAAGTTACGCGACGAGAAAAAATTTGATTCGCTAACCGATTTAAAACAACAAATTGCACAAGATGTTTGCACTGCGAAACAGATCAGTGCAAAATTAACCAATTAA
- the ileS gene encoding isoleucine--tRNA ligase: MTDYKNTLNLPETGFPMRGDLAKREPAMLQNWYDKELYRKIRQGKKGKKAFILHDGPPYANGKLHIGHAVNKIIKDIIIKSKGLSGYDSPYIPGWDCHGLPIEQKVEEQVGKPGVKVTPAEFRQICRDYAASQVELQKADFIRMGVLGDWQNPYRTMDYDTEANIIRALGRVIQNGHLVKGAKPVYWCTDCMSALAEAEVEYYDKSSPAIDVKFKAVDNQAVASKFGVNTDLTIYAVIWTTTPWTLPASRGIALNAEFEYQLVQINDKECLILAADLVESVMKRAEISEWKVLGSCKGDALELLRFKHPFLEFDEPIVLGEHVTVDAGTGAVHTAPGHGVEDFLVGQKYGLEVANPVGGNGCYLPGTGVGLDGLFVFKANKVVVELLKERNALLHFENIEHSYPCCWRHKTPVIYRATPQWFISMDKQGLRAQSLKEIKQVRWIPDWGQARIETMVANRPDWCISRQRTWGVPMTLFVHKETEELHPDTLQLVEKVAKLVEQNGIQAWWDADIKDLLGPDADDYRKVPDTLDVWFDSGSTFYSVVGVRPEFAGHEADMYLEGSDQHRGWFMSSLMLSTAIDNKAPYKQVLTHGFVVDGQGRKMSKSLGNIVTPQEVMNKLGADILRLWIASTDYSGEMSYSDEIIKRAADSYRRIRNTARFLLANLNGFDPAKDMVKPEDMVVLDRWAVSIAKEAQEQIIQAYENYDFHRVVQRIMQFCSIEMGSFYLDIIKDRQYTAKSDSVARHSCQTALYHIAQAMVRWIAPVLSFTADEIWQYLPASEKSEFVFEDEWYTLLFTLSDSETLNSAYWAQILAIRSEVNKVLEQGRNDKVIGGSLEAAVTLYANSEIATALAKLENELRFVLLTSQATVKPLENAPQHAVQSDIQGLKIELAKAQGDKCPRCWHFTVDNNPTTHLCKRCEQNIHGNGEVRHFA, translated from the coding sequence ATGACAGACTATAAAAACACATTGAATTTACCGGAAACCGGATTCCCTATGCGAGGTGATCTTGCTAAACGTGAACCGGCGATGTTGCAAAATTGGTACGATAAAGAACTTTATCGCAAAATCCGTCAAGGCAAAAAAGGCAAAAAAGCTTTTATTCTGCATGATGGCCCTCCTTATGCAAACGGAAAACTTCATATTGGTCATGCCGTTAATAAAATAATTAAAGACATTATTATCAAATCAAAAGGCTTAAGTGGTTATGACTCCCCATATATTCCAGGATGGGATTGTCATGGTTTGCCGATTGAGCAAAAAGTCGAGGAGCAAGTCGGTAAACCAGGTGTAAAAGTAACACCAGCTGAGTTTCGCCAAATTTGTCGTGATTATGCTGCTTCACAAGTTGAATTACAAAAAGCTGACTTTATTCGCATGGGTGTGCTTGGGGATTGGCAAAATCCATACCGTACAATGGACTATGATACTGAAGCGAATATTATTCGTGCTTTAGGTAGAGTGATTCAAAATGGGCATTTAGTCAAAGGTGCTAAACCAGTTTATTGGTGTACAGATTGTATGTCAGCTTTAGCGGAAGCTGAAGTCGAATATTATGATAAATCATCGCCCGCAATAGATGTAAAATTCAAAGCCGTAGATAACCAAGCTGTTGCAAGTAAATTTGGTGTTAATACCGACCTAACTATTTATGCCGTGATTTGGACGACAACACCTTGGACATTACCTGCCAGCCGAGGTATTGCCTTAAATGCTGAATTTGAGTATCAACTAGTACAAATAAACGATAAAGAATGCTTAATTTTAGCCGCTGATCTGGTCGAATCAGTCATGAAACGTGCCGAAATTTCAGAATGGAAAGTACTTGGCAGCTGTAAAGGTGATGCGCTTGAGCTATTACGCTTTAAACATCCTTTCCTTGAGTTTGATGAACCAATTGTACTTGGTGAACATGTGACAGTTGACGCAGGTACAGGTGCAGTGCACACTGCGCCTGGTCACGGTGTTGAAGACTTTTTAGTTGGTCAAAAATATGGGCTTGAAGTTGCTAACCCTGTTGGTGGCAATGGCTGTTATTTACCTGGAACAGGCGTTGGTTTAGATGGTTTGTTTGTTTTCAAAGCCAATAAAGTGGTAGTTGAACTATTAAAAGAACGCAATGCTTTACTACACTTTGAAAATATTGAACATAGCTATCCTTGTTGCTGGCGACATAAAACGCCTGTTATCTACCGCGCAACACCACAATGGTTTATCAGTATGGATAAACAAGGTTTACGTGCTCAATCACTAAAAGAGATCAAACAAGTTCGTTGGATTCCAGATTGGGGACAAGCTCGAATTGAAACTATGGTAGCGAACCGTCCTGATTGGTGTATTTCACGTCAACGCACATGGGGCGTGCCTATGACGCTATTTGTGCATAAAGAAACTGAAGAGTTGCATCCAGACACACTACAATTAGTTGAGAAAGTGGCTAAATTGGTTGAACAAAACGGTATTCAAGCATGGTGGGATGCCGATATTAAAGATTTATTAGGCCCTGATGCTGATGATTATCGTAAAGTGCCCGATACACTAGATGTATGGTTTGATTCAGGCTCAACATTCTACTCAGTGGTTGGCGTGCGTCCTGAATTTGCAGGACACGAAGCCGATATGTACTTAGAAGGTTCAGATCAGCATCGTGGTTGGTTTATGTCTTCATTAATGCTATCAACGGCAATTGATAACAAAGCACCGTATAAACAAGTATTAACTCACGGTTTTGTCGTCGATGGACAAGGACGTAAGATGTCTAAATCACTTGGTAACATTGTGACCCCACAAGAAGTGATGAATAAACTTGGGGCAGATATTTTACGTTTGTGGATTGCATCGACTGATTATTCAGGCGAAATGAGTTATTCAGATGAAATCATTAAACGTGCAGCCGATAGCTACCGTCGTATTCGTAATACCGCACGCTTCTTACTGGCTAACTTAAATGGTTTCGATCCAGCTAAAGATATGGTTAAACCAGAAGATATGGTAGTACTTGATCGTTGGGCTGTCAGTATAGCTAAAGAAGCTCAAGAGCAAATCATTCAAGCTTATGAAAACTACGATTTCCATAGAGTCGTACAACGTATTATGCAATTTTGCTCAATCGAAATGGGCTCATTCTATTTAGATATTATCAAAGATCGTCAATATACTGCAAAAAGCGATAGTGTTGCGCGCCATAGTTGTCAAACTGCGTTATATCATATCGCTCAAGCGATGGTTCGTTGGATTGCACCAGTTTTATCATTCACTGCTGATGAAATTTGGCAATATCTACCTGCTTCTGAAAAATCTGAATTTGTATTTGAAGATGAATGGTATACCTTGCTATTTACCTTATCAGATAGTGAAACATTAAACAGTGCTTATTGGGCTCAAATCTTAGCTATTCGAAGTGAAGTCAATAAAGTTTTAGAACAAGGCCGTAATGATAAAGTTATCGGGGGATCACTTGAAGCAGCGGTAACCCTTTATGCTAATAGCGAAATAGCAACGGCTCTCGCTAAATTAGAAAACGAATTACGCTTTGTATTACTGACTTCACAAGCGACGGTGAAACCTTTAGAAAATGCACCACAACATGCGGTACAAAGTGATATTCAAGGTCTTAAAATTGAACTTGCTAAAGCACAAGGCGATAAATGTCCTCGTTGCTGGCATTTTACAGTTGATAACAACCCAACCACTCACTTATGTAAACGTTGTGAACAAAACATTCATGGTAATGGTGAAGTTAGACATTTTGCCTAA
- the lspA gene encoding signal peptidase II: MKKDNGLLWLLFAVVVFIIDIASKFWIINNFYLFESVNLLPFFSITYVHNIGAAFSIFEGQRWILAAVAFAVSVVIVYMLYRSNHKQKLENFSLALILGGALGNLFDRLYHGFVVDFLDVNFGDWHYPTFNIADCAICLGIGFYILSNYAKKTD; this comes from the coding sequence ATGAAAAAAGATAACGGACTTCTCTGGTTATTATTTGCGGTTGTAGTTTTTATTATCGATATCGCAAGTAAATTCTGGATTATAAATAATTTTTACTTATTTGAATCTGTAAATCTTTTACCCTTCTTCTCTATCACCTATGTACATAATATTGGCGCAGCTTTCAGTATTTTTGAAGGTCAACGATGGATACTTGCTGCCGTAGCTTTTGCTGTTAGTGTCGTAATTGTTTATATGTTATATCGCAGTAACCATAAGCAAAAATTAGAAAATTTTTCATTAGCATTAATTTTAGGTGGTGCATTAGGAAACCTATTTGACCGTCTTTACCATGGATTTGTTGTCGACTTTCTAGATGTCAATTTTGGTGATTGGCACTACCCAACTTTTAATATTGCTGATTGTGCGATTTGTTTAGGTATTGGATTTTACATCCTAAGCAATTATGCTAAAAAGACTGACTAA
- the ispH gene encoding 4-hydroxy-3-methylbut-2-enyl diphosphate reductase translates to MQIILANPRGFCAGVDRAITIVERALELFGAPVYVRHEVVHNRYVVNRLKELGAIFIEDLNDVPDDSILIFSAHGVSKTVRDEAKRRQLRIFDATCPLVTKVHMEVARASYRGEEVILIGHAGHIEVDGTMGQYSNPAGGIYLVESIKDVQNLQVKNDNHLCFTTQTTLSVDDTAEIIEALKNRFPNIRSPRKNDICYATTNRQQAVKQLSSQADIVLVVGSKNSSNSSRLAELARRNSKNAYLIDYASDINLKWLENARTIGVTAGASAPEILVKQVIEHLKSLGCTSMIETEGISENITFEIPKELRIEVKTTD, encoded by the coding sequence ATGCAGATTATACTCGCTAATCCTCGTGGCTTTTGTGCTGGAGTAGATCGAGCTATTACTATCGTTGAACGCGCGCTTGAGCTATTTGGTGCTCCTGTTTATGTTCGCCATGAAGTTGTACATAATCGCTACGTAGTTAACCGTCTTAAAGAACTTGGCGCAATATTTATCGAAGATCTCAATGATGTCCCAGACGATAGTATCCTTATTTTTTCTGCCCATGGGGTATCTAAAACAGTTCGTGATGAGGCCAAACGTCGTCAGCTACGAATATTCGATGCAACATGCCCTTTAGTAACTAAAGTTCATATGGAAGTCGCCAGAGCAAGCTATCGAGGTGAAGAGGTTATTCTTATTGGTCATGCTGGCCATATTGAAGTAGATGGCACGATGGGACAATATAGTAATCCAGCAGGTGGAATCTATTTAGTCGAATCAATTAAAGATGTACAAAACTTGCAAGTAAAAAATGACAATCATCTCTGTTTTACAACACAAACAACCTTATCGGTTGATGATACCGCAGAAATCATTGAAGCGTTAAAAAATCGATTTCCCAATATTCGTAGCCCTCGTAAAAACGATATTTGTTATGCCACCACTAACCGCCAACAAGCAGTTAAGCAGTTATCATCTCAAGCCGATATTGTCTTAGTGGTTGGATCTAAAAATTCATCAAACTCCAGTCGATTAGCAGAGCTTGCAAGACGAAACAGCAAAAATGCCTACTTAATCGACTACGCCTCAGACATTAATCTTAAATGGCTAGAAAATGCCCGAACTATTGGCGTAACCGCTGGCGCTTCTGCCCCAGAAATTTTAGTTAAACAAGTTATTGAGCATCTAAAAAGTTTAGGTTGCACATCAATGATTGAAACCGAAGGTATTTCAGAGAATATTACTTTTGAAATTCCCAAAGAGTTACGTATAGAAGTTAAAACAACTGATTAA
- a CDS encoding YfhL family 4Fe-4S dicluster ferredoxin, with amino-acid sequence MALKITDKCINCDMCEPECPNEAISMGFDTYEIDPNKCTECVGYYDHSTCQRVCPIQNAIIADPEHVETQDELLQKFKQLTHSS; translated from the coding sequence ATGGCGTTAAAAATAACTGATAAGTGTATTAATTGTGATATGTGTGAACCTGAATGTCCAAATGAGGCCATTTCAATGGGGTTCGATACTTATGAAATTGATCCAAATAAATGCACTGAGTGTGTCGGTTATTATGATCATTCTACCTGTCAACGCGTCTGTCCAATTCAAAATGCGATTATTGCTGATCCAGAGCATGTTGAAACTCAAGACGAATTATTGCAAAAATTTAAGCAACTAACACACTCTTCTTAA
- a CDS encoding efflux RND transporter periplasmic adaptor subunit, with translation MAKFFRFKYIVIFIATLVVLYLGKLIFFPSEQAVNYITSPVTKGNVEKTVLADGTISAFKQVSVGAQVSGQIKKLYVELGDEVKQGDMIAEIDDLKQSNDLKQSEAKLNSLEAQRTSKQAKLVNYQLTYERQLKLVKKGVGVQSDLDSAKADLDAIKADIAALDADIVSAQVAVDTAKVNLGYTKIRSPIDGVIVAIPVDQGQTVNSVQSAPTIVKVAQLDKMTIEAQISEADVIGVKKGMPVYFTILGQPNKRFEGLTLRSIEPAPDSINTENSTLSASSTTKSAIYYNGLFDVDNPDHLLRISMTAQVYIVLAEAKNVLTIPSQAVQKNLADNKAIIYLLDQHNNVEEREVSLGINNNINVEIKSGLKEGEVVIIGSNNGALFNPNGRTPRIRF, from the coding sequence TTGGCAAAATTCTTTAGATTCAAATATATCGTTATCTTTATTGCCACTTTAGTTGTGCTTTATTTAGGAAAATTAATTTTTTTTCCTTCAGAGCAGGCCGTTAATTATATTACGTCGCCAGTAACGAAAGGAAATGTTGAGAAAACGGTTCTTGCTGATGGCACTATAAGCGCTTTTAAACAAGTTAGTGTTGGTGCACAAGTTTCTGGACAAATCAAAAAATTGTATGTTGAACTTGGCGATGAAGTTAAGCAGGGAGATATGATAGCTGAGATTGATGATCTTAAACAAAGTAACGATCTCAAACAATCTGAAGCAAAATTAAACAGCTTGGAAGCTCAGCGTACATCTAAGCAAGCAAAATTAGTTAACTATCAACTAACTTATGAACGCCAATTAAAACTGGTTAAAAAAGGGGTTGGTGTCCAATCAGATTTAGATTCAGCAAAAGCCGATCTTGATGCAATCAAAGCTGATATTGCAGCACTTGATGCAGATATTGTTAGCGCTCAAGTGGCGGTTGATACTGCAAAAGTTAATTTAGGTTATACCAAAATACGCTCACCAATTGATGGTGTTATTGTTGCCATTCCTGTCGACCAAGGGCAAACGGTAAACTCGGTACAAAGTGCTCCGACTATCGTTAAAGTCGCTCAATTAGATAAAATGACCATTGAAGCACAAATTTCGGAAGCCGATGTTATTGGTGTTAAAAAAGGTATGCCCGTTTATTTCACTATATTAGGACAACCAAACAAGCGGTTTGAGGGATTAACATTAAGATCGATTGAGCCTGCACCTGACTCAATTAATACTGAAAACTCTACGTTAAGCGCATCATCTACCACCAAAAGTGCAATTTACTACAATGGTTTATTTGATGTTGATAATCCTGATCATCTTTTACGTATTTCAATGACAGCTCAAGTATATATTGTGTTAGCTGAAGCGAAAAATGTACTGACTATTCCATCCCAAGCTGTTCAAAAAAATTTAGCAGATAATAAAGCGATTATTTATCTACTTGATCAACATAATAATGTTGAAGAACGAGAAGTCAGTCTAGGTATCAATAATAATATCAATGTGGAAATCAAATCGGGACTTAAAGAAGGTGAAGTCGTCATTATTGGTAGTAACAATGGCGCATTATTTAATCCTAATGGACGCACGCCGAGGATAAGATTTTGA